Below is a window of Labilithrix sp. DNA.
AACGCGGTGTGGGCGCTCGCGAAGCTCGTCGATCGCGTGCAGCTCCTCACCGACTACGCGCGCGGCGTCACCGTGAACGTCGGCAAGTTCACGGGCGGCACGAGCAAGAACACGGTGCCCGATCGCGCGGAGGCGCTGGTCGACTTCCGCTTCGAGACGCGCGCCGACGGCGAGGCGCTCGTCGCCGCGATGCGCGCGGCGGCGGACGAGTGCGCGGCGGCGGTGCCGGGCGCCCGGATCGAGATCGGGGGCGGCATCGCGCGCCCGCCGCTCGAGCGCACCGCCGCGAGCGCGGCGCTGATGGAGGCGTACGGCGCGGCGGCGCGCGCGTCGGGCCTCGCCTCGGGCGAGGCGGCGCTCATCGGCGGCGGCTCCGACGCGAGCACGACCTCGGCGATGGGGATCGCCTCGATCGACGGCCTCGGCCCCCGCGGCATCGGCTTCCACACCCACGACGAGCAGATCGAGATCGCGAGCCTCCTCATGAAGGCGGAGGCGCTCGCCCGCTTCCTCGCCACACTGCGCGCTGAGGCTTGATGCGCTCCCGACGTCACCGCGCGCTCGGGCCCGGCGCGCCGACGGCGCCGGCCGCTCGTCGTCGCGGTGGCGCGCTGAGGCTTGGCGGGACGACGGCGCTGGCGGCTCGTCGTCGCGGTGGCGGGCTCAGGCCTGGCGGGACGACGGCGCCGGCCGCTCGTCGTTGCGGTGGTGCACTGAGGCTTGGGCGCGACCGACGGCGCTGGGCGCTCGTCGGCGCGGTGGCGCGCTCAAGCCTGGCGGGACGATGGCGTCATTTCGTCGTCGACGTGGCTCGTGAGGCGGGTTGCGGACGTGCGCGCGAGGTCGCGGCCGCGTGCGGAGTCGATCGCGCGCTCGGCCGTCGCCTCGATCACGGAGAGCGCGGTCGGCTTGTGGAGCACGCGCACGACGCGCGGCACGTTCGGATCGTCGTCGGCGGTGTACATGACCGCGGCGACACGACGGAGGAGCCCCTCCGCGTAGGCGCGACGGAGCATCCACGAGCCGGTGTGGCCACCGTCGAGCTGGTTGTCGCTCAGCACCACGTCGGTCCCGTTGCCCTTCAGCTCCGCGAGGCCCGCCTCGGCGGTGGCGACCGTCTTCACGTCGTAGCCGTGAGAGGCGAAGAAGTCAGCGAGGATCTCTCGTGTGTCCGGATCGTCCTCGACGACCAAGATCTTCGAACAAAGACGTCCACTCGCCACGCGCTCCTCCCGCCTCCCGCCTTCTTCGGCCATCAATCTCGACCGAGACAGTCGAAGCACGTGGCGCGCCAACGGTGTGGCGGGTTCCTCTTCCCCGAATGTCCCTGCGTGCCGCGCAGATCGTGGCGAGCTGTCCGATCCATCGCGCCACGACGGCGCATCTCTTCGCGGTCGCGCTGGCACGGACTGGTCGAGCTACGTCCCGGGATGACACGCGCCCTCGGATCGCTGGTGCTTCTCGTGGTCGTGGTCGCGTGTGGCGGCTCCACCGCCGACGTCCCGTCGCCGAGCGATCGCCATCGCTTGATGAAGAACCCCGACGCGGGAACGATCGACTGCATGCCCGCCGTCCCGCCGGATCGCGCAGCGCTGTGCTCGGGCCCGCACCACCAGTGGATCCGGAAGAACTGCCCCGACGTGCGGTTCACGTACTGAGGAGCGCTCAGCTCGTCGCCTCGCCCCCGCGGCGCTTCGCCTTCTTCGAGCGGCGCTTCACGGGCGGCGGAGGGGCCGCTTCCTCGTTGGAGCGATAGTCTTGGAGCTCGCTGTCAGGGACACGAGGCTGCCACCACGTGCCCGGTGGCTCCTCCTGCATCGCCGCGGGGTCTCCCGACACGGCCCTCGAAGACTCGGGGCGCTTCGCGGCCGCTTCTGGGGCCCCGACCCCGACCCCGACCCCGACCCCGATGGTCTTCTTCTTTGCGCTGGATTCCTCTGTTTGATCGTCTTCGTCTTCTTGAACGACGTCCTCGTAGGTCGAGTCGCCGTATTCGACCTTGCGGTCGCGGAAGAGGGCCTCGAAATCGACCTCGATGCCGACGGAGAGGACGTGCGAGAAGGCCGAGTAGACGCCGTTGTTGTACGCCGGCAGCAGGTTGCCCTTGCCGTCGGTGGGCGCGCCGCTCATCGCGCCGTTGCTCGGGCGCGCGTCGCCGTCGGTCACCGTCCGCGAGATCGAGAACACCGCGCCGTACGCGACGTTGACGCTCACGGCGCCGTGTTTGATGCCCGCTCCGAACGTCGCGGCGACCTTCGGGAGCGTGTTGAAGTTGAGTCGCGTGTCCTTGGGCTCGGTGCCCGGGCTCTCGTAGAAGGCGCCGGCGCGCGCGATGAAGACGGTTTCACCTTTTTCATCGAACGCGTGGTTGTAGGCGCCGCCCCCGCGGAGCGAGAACGTGTTCTTGAACGTCTGGCCGCTCTTGATCGTGGCCTCTTTGCCGTCGACCGGGCTCACCGTCTTGACGATGCCTTCGTCGAGCGTGCCCCACATTTCGTAGACGACGTCGAGCTCCGCGTCCCAGAGCTCGCGCTTCTTCTCCATCGCGATGTAGCGACCGCCGACGCGAAGGACGGGCGGGAACTGGACGTTCGCGGTCGTGGCGCCGGGCTCTCCGAACTCCTTGGCGAGGAGGCCGACTTTCGCGACGGTCGTGCCTTCGATGTCGACCTTGAGCGGGCCGCGGAGCTGCGCGCCGA
It encodes the following:
- a CDS encoding outer membrane protein transport protein, with the protein product MRTSERSARGGRERPANTKRHVAFVVALVILTFTRTARAGGIDEMPDHGAQAMGRGAAFTAKADDASALHYNVAGLARQRGTKLQISANTHFNTLTFQRAGNYPDDPNDPLTPWGGRPYPLVEDKNKAFTLPMILATTDFGYFERFTLGVGLITPAATGRTFQLGINGTPSGSRYDAAAGYRGESVIAFPTLGGAFRVTEQLDIGIAAHLIVANASMGSIAYADVGDGSCKNPEYRPCDAEGRFTGKGGGAGFSVGAMYRPSESFQLGAQLRGPLKVDIEGTTVAKVGLLAKEFGEPGATTANVQFPPVLRVGGRYIAMEKKRELWDAELDVVYEMWGTLDEGIVKTVSPVDGKEATIKSGQTFKNTFSLRGGGAYNHAFDEKGETVFIARAGAFYESPGTEPKDTRLNFNTLPKVAATFGAGIKHGAVSVNVAYGAVFSISRTVTDGDARPSNGAMSGAPTDGKGNLLPAYNNGVYSAFSHVLSVGIEVDFEALFRDRKVEYGDSTYEDVVQEDEDDQTEESSAKKKTIGVGVGVGVGAPEAAAKRPESSRAVSGDPAAMQEEPPGTWWQPRVPDSELQDYRSNEEAAPPPPVKRRSKKAKRRGGEATS
- a CDS encoding response regulator; this translates as MASGRLCSKILVVEDDPDTREILADFFASHGYDVKTVATAEAGLAELKGNGTDVVLSDNQLDGGHTGSWMLRRAYAEGLLRRVAAVMYTADDDPNVPRVVRVLHKPTALSVIEATAERAIDSARGRDLARTSATRLTSHVDDEMTPSSRQA